A genomic segment from Tachysurus fulvidraco isolate hzauxx_2018 chromosome 21, HZAU_PFXX_2.0, whole genome shotgun sequence encodes:
- the elnb gene encoding elastin b — MARGKALLLFHGFVLLALCRPSLQGGVYIPAAGGGGAGPGVGAGIGPGAGAGPVGGVGAGLGTGISSGVGVGPGIGPGGLGTGVLPGSGLGAGPGGALGTGPGIGTSPGAGVPGRFFGYKPGKTAGPGTAGTAFGTGTGGPGLGTGAFVPGTGTGGIGPGGYGTGPGAGGPVTGGIGTGGIGVGGLGTGGLGPGAAVKPPKTGYGAQGLGTGAFGGGLGGLGPSQSVGGFGPGGVGPGGVGPSGTGLGRYGPGGVGQGGIVPGGVGPGGVGPGGTGLGGYGPGGVGQGGIVPGGVGPGGVGPSGAGLGGYGPGGVRPGGVGSGGIGSGIGPGGTRPGGAGSGGIGLYPGQKPPKTGLGGSGYVPGGVGVRPGGSAIGFGGGPGGAGSGPGGAGFGPGGAGVGPGGAGFGPGGAGFGPGGAGVGPGGAGFGPGGAGFGPGGAGVGPGGAGVGPGGTGVVPGGTGVGPGGAGFGPGGTGVGPGGAGVGPGGAGVGPGGTGVVPGGSGVGPGGAGFGPGGTGVVPGGSGVGPGGAGFGPGGTGVGPGGAGVGPGGAGFGPGGAGVGPGGAGFGPGGAPTLPQSGLPSTGTGSGRKFGKPGKAPVPGINIPGLYQGGIVPGQGFGGQGVLPGVATGSQTAQLGQGGLGANGGRGSFAGQQLPGVFRGYPLITPKSGGPGSAKSQAKAAKYAAGLGVGAGVGGVPGAVPGAGGVPGAVPGAVPGAGGVPGAVPGAGGVPGVVPGAGVLPGAVPGAVPGAGDVPGVVPGAGGVPGFGAVTGAGGVPGVVPGAGGVPGFGAAPGAGGVPGFGAGPGGLYPSGAGTYPGGAGAKARKYGIGVGGLPGLPGSGLGPGGLPGSGIGAGGLPGSGLGAGGLPGSGYGAGGLPGSGLGTGVLPGSGLGPGGLPLSGLGPGGLPGSGIGTGVGLGPGGYAGAKARKYAQLGGPGGALGAGGLPAGSGLGVGGLPGSGLGSGVLPGSGLGPGGLPGSGIGAGGLPGSGIGAGGLPGSGIGAGGFPGSGIRAGGLPGSGLGAGGLPGSGLGAGGLPGSGLGAGGLPGSGIGPGGYAGAKARKYAQLGGPGGALGAGGLPGGLGTGGVPGIGLGAGGLPGSGLGASRLPGSGIGAGGLPGSGIGAGGLPGSGRGAGGLPGSGFGAGGLPGSGLGAGGLPGSGLGAGGLPGSGLGTGGLPGSGIGPGGYAGAKARKYAQLGGPGGALGAGGLPGGLGTGGLPGSGLGTSGLPGSGLGAGGLPGSGYGAGGLPGSGIGAGGLPGSGIGAGGLPGSGLGAGGLPGSGHGAGGLPGSGLGAGGLPGSGIGAGGLPGSGLGAGGLPGSGLGGYVAAKARKYAQLAGPGGALGAGGLPGGLGTGGVPGIGLGAGGIPGSGLGTGSLPGSGIGAGGLPGSGIGAGGLPGSGLGADGYAAAKARKYAQLGGPGGALGAGGLPGGLPGGLGAGVGGLPGGGLGPAIGTGVGGAGGAQGGPGSGVVPGGTGIGQRPGGTTGGGPGSVPGGGFGPGGVSGLGPGGYAGAKARKYGFPSGTGGTAGAGLPGGLGGVLGGGLGPGVPAGGFGTGVAPGGGVGTGSVPAGVPGGVPGGYGPGGVPGGYGPGGVPGGYGPGGVPGGYGPGAVPGGYGPGGVPGGYGPGAVPGGYGPGGVPGGYGPGAVPGGYGSAYPSGSKALKYGQAGRVTPSGVGGPAQGYGTGTGSVGGYGQGTGLSPGAGYGLGAGSIPGGTGFRGGPTGYGPGSKAAKYGQLGAGGVLGTGTGGVASTGQAGYGSGGKPPKYGQPAVGTGTVLGGAGSVPGVVGAGTTTTGIGTATGAGTAVGAGGVPVTGSKADKYGVPDIIGGATGGSRVPGSIPTASTAQRNKTDVDGAIKPDNDSTEGQSSTKAPRLGETGVIEGSGSSIGGVPGEGVSGGPTDGDGLDGVTGTGIPILAGGRPGGVGDDLPGAKPLKPPGGVIPGRGDTPGRIEEPSGTDIVLGRVEGGPGGVGGGPGGVGGGPGRDGRGPGGVGGGPGGDVGGPGGVSGGPGGVRGGPDGVGEGPIGVQGGTGGVGGGPGGVGGGPGGLGAGTGVQDTGRPGGVSTSPVGGTIKPPKGYASTFGGLLGGIGGPGGVTTGTGFLPGSSSQLPGGTGTGPGGQRFPSGAAVGSKGPGYGPGKAAKSYWGTGALGGVGASGALGGVPGGVGTGLGGVGGGQGSIGGGPGAAGVGLGGQGGGFGYPGRAGLRAGKLGKSGFGSLGGAGGLGIGGTGGALEGGPGGVVGGLGGIGGGVGGPGRIYPGGAGLGAGVGKPGKSGYGTGALWGQGYQPGSGVPGYTGGGAGGYQQPLPGYGQGGAGQGGAGSAPLTPQQSKAAKYAALQGALGVGGYRGGAGCQGKYCGRRRK, encoded by the exons ATGGCGAGGGGCAAAGCTCTGCTGCTCTTCCATGGATTTGTCCTGCTGGCTCTGTGTAGACCCTCACTTCAAGGAG GAGTCTACATACCAgctgcaggaggaggaggagctggGCCTGGAGTAGGGGCTGGCATCGGACCTGGTGCTGGAGCTGGTCCAGTAGGGGGCGTTGGAGCTGGACTTGGTACTGGAATTAGTTCTGGTGTAGGAGTAGGCCCAGGAATCGGTCCTGGAGGTTTAGGGACCGGAGTCCTTCCAGGGAGTGGTCTTGGTGCTGGTCCTGGAGGTGCACTGGGAACTGGACCAGGAATTGGCACCAGTCCTGGAGCAGGAG tACCAGGGAGGTTTTTTGGTTACAAGCCAGGGAAGACAGCTG GTCCTGGTACAGCAGGGACTGCATTTGGTACCGGTACTGGTGGGCCAGGACTTGGAACTGGCGCATTTGTTCCTGGTACTGGTACAGGAGGAATAGGACCAGGTGGTTATGGCACAGGCCCTGGCGCAGGTGGACCAGTCACTGGGGGTATTGGAACTGGTGGAATAGGTGTTGGTGGCTTGGGAACTGGAGGACTTGGTCCTG gaGCTGCTGTCAAGCCTCCAAAAACAG GATATGGTGCTCAGGGACTTGGAACTGGTGCTTTTGGAG GAGGCTTAGGTGGACTTGGCCCCAGCCAGAGTGTTGGGGGTTTTGGACCTGGAGGAGTTGGACCAGGAGGAGTTGGTCCAAGTGGGACTGGTCTTGGAAGATATGGTCCTGGAGGAGTTGGACAAGGAGGAATTGTTCCAGGAGGAGTTGGTCCAGGAGGAGTTGGTCCAGGTGGGACTGGTCTAGGAGGATATGGTCCTGGAGGAGTTGGACAAGGAGGAATTGTTCCAGGAGGAGTTGGACCAGGAGGAGTTGGTCCAAGTGGGGCTGGTCTAGGAGGATATGGTCCTGGAGGAGTCAGACCGGGAGGTGTTGGCTCAGGTGGAATTGGTTCAGGAATTGGACCAGGAGGCACCAGACCAGGAGGAGCTGGCTCAGGTGGAATTGGTCTTTATCCTGGACAGAAACCACCAAAAACTG GTCTTGGTGGATCTGGATATGTTCCAGGTGGTGTAGGAGTCAGACCTGGTGGTTCTGCAATTGGATTTGGAGGTGGTCCAGGTGGTGCAGGTTCCGGCCCTGGTGGAGCTGGATTTGGCCCTGGTGGAGCTGGAGTTGGCCCAGGTGGAGCTGGATTTGGCCCTGGTGGAGCTGGATTTGGCCCTGGTGGAGCTGGAGTTGGCCCAGGTGGAGCTGGATTTGGCCCTGGTGGAGCTGGATTTGGCCCTGGTGGTGCTGGAGTTGGCCCAGGTGGTGCTGGAGTTGGCCCAGGTGGAACTGGAGTTGTTCCTGGCGGAACTGGAGTTGGCCCTGGTGGAGCTGGATTTGGCCCTGGTGGAACTGGGGTTGGACCAGGTGGTGCTGGAGTTGGCCCAGGTGGTGCTGGAGTTGGCCCAGGTGGAACTGGAGTCGTTCCTGGCGGAAGTGGAGTTGGCCCTGGTGGAGCTGGATTTGGCCCTGGTGGAACTGGAGTCGTTCCTGGCGGAAGTGGAGTTGGACCAGGTGGAGCTGGATTTGGCCCTGGTGGAACTGGAGTTGGCCCAGGTGGAGCTGGAGTTGGACCTGGTGGAGCTGGATTTGGCCCAGGTGGAGCTGGAGTTGGACCAGGTGGAGCTGGATTTGGCCCTGGAGGAG CACCTACTTTGCCACAATCTGGATTACCAAGTACAGGAACAGGTTCTGGACGCAAATTTGGCAAGCCAGGGAAGGCACCGGTACCAG GTATTAATATTCCTGGGTTGTACCAAGGTGGTATTGTTCCTGGACAAG GTTTTGGTGGTCAAGGTGTCCTGCCAGGCGTAGCTACAGGATCTCAGACTG CTCAGCTTGGTCAAGGTGGACTTGGAGCCAATGGTGGACGTGGGAGCTTTGCTGGACAACAGTTACCAGGAGTGTTTCGTGGATACCCTCTCATTACACCAAAGTCTGGAG GACCTGGCTCAGCTAAGTCTCAAGCTAAAGCTGCTAAATATG CAGCTGGACTTGGTGTAGGAGCTGGAGTAGGTGGTGTACCAGGTGCTGTTCCTGGAGCAGGTGGTGTACCTGGTGCTGTACCAGGTGCTGTTCCTGGAGCAGGTGGTGTACCTGGTGCTGTTCCTGGAGCAGGTGGTGTACCAGGTGTTGTGCCTGGAGCAGGTGTTTTACCTGGTGCTGTACCTGGTGCtgtccctggagcaggtgaTGTACCTGGTGTTGTGCCTGGAGCAGGTGGTGTTCCTGGTTTTGGTGCTGTTACTGGAGCAGGTGGTGTGCCTGGTGTTGTGCCTGGAGCAGGTGGTGTACCTGGATTTGGTGCCGCACCTGGAGCAGGTGGTGTGCCTGGTTTTGGTGCTGGTCCTGGAGGCTTGTATCCCAGTGGTGCTGGTACCTATCCGGGAG GAGCAGGAGCCAAAGCACGGAAGTATg GGATTGGCGTTGGTGGGCTACCTGGACTTCCTGGGTCTGGTCTTGGACCTGGTGGACTTCCTGGGTCAGGAATTGGAGCTGGTGGACTTCCTGGCTCTGGTCTTGGAGCTGGTGGACTTCCTGGCTCTGGTTATGGAGCTGGTGGTCTTCCAGGCTCTGGTCTTGGAACTGGTGTGCTCCCTGGCTCTGGTCTTGGACCTGGTGGGCTTCCTTTATCTGGTCTTGGACCTGGTGGGCTTCCTGGATCTGGAATTGGAACTGGTGTTGGACTTGGCCCTGGAG GTTATGCTGGAGCCAAAGCAAGAAAATATg CTCAGCTTGGAGGCCCTGGTGGCGCTTTAGGTGCTGGAGGATTGCCAGCAGGCTCTGGTCTTGGAGTTGGTGGGCTTCCAGGCTCTGGACTTGGATCTGGTGTGCTCCCTGGCTCTGGTCTTGGACCTGGTGGACTTCCTGGGTCTGGAATTGGAGCTGGTGGACTTCCTGGGTCTGGAATTGGAGCTGGTGGACTTCCTGGGTCTGGAATTGGAGCTGGTGGATTTCCCGGGTCTGGAATTAGAGCTGGTGGACTTCCTGGGTCTGGACTTGGAGCTGGTGGACTTCCTGGCTCTGGTCTTGGAGCTGGTGGACTTCCTGGGTCTGGTCTTGGAGCTGGTGGACTTCCTGGCTCTGGAATTGGACCTGGAG GATATGCTGGAGCCAAAGCAAGAAAATATG CTCAGCTTGGAGGTCCTGGTGGGGCTTTAGGTGCTGGAGGGTTGCCAGGAGGACTTGGAACTGGTGGGGTCCCTGGCATTGGACTGGGAGCTGGTGGACTTCCTGGCTCTGGACTTGGAGCTAGTAGACTTCCTGGGTCAGGAATTGGAGCTGGTGGACTTCCTGGGTCAGGAATTGGAGCTGGTGGACTTCCTGGGTCTGGACGTGGAGCTGGTGGACTTCCTGGGTCTGGATTTGGAGCTGGTGGACTTCCTGGGTCTGGACTTGGAGCTGGTGGATTACCTGGGTCAGGACTTGGAGCTGGTGGATTACCTGGGTCAGGACTTGGAACTGGTGGATTACCTGGGTCTGGAATTGGACCTGGAG GATATGCGGGAGCCAAAGCAAGAAAATATG CTCAGCTTGGAGGTCCTGGTGGGGCTTTAGGTGCTGGAGGGTTGCCAGGAGGACTTGGGACTGGTGGACTTCCTGGCTCTGGACTTGGAACTAGTGGtcttcctggctctggtctTGGAGCTGGTGGACTTCCTGGCTCTGGTTATGGAGCTGGTGGACTTCCTGGGTCAGGAATTGGAGCTGGTGGGCTTCCTGGGTCTGGAATTGGAGCTGGTGGACTTCCTGGGTCAGGACTTGGAGCTGGTGGGCTTCCTGGGTCTGGACATGGAGCTGGTGGGCTTCCTGGGTCTGGACTTGGAGCTGGTGGGCTTCCTGGGTCTGGAATTGGAGCTGGTGGACTTCCTGGGTCAGGACTTGGAGCTGGTGGGCTTCCTGGGTCTGGACTTGGAG GATATGTTGCAGCCAAAGCAAGAAAATATG CTCAGCTTGCAGGTCCTGGTGGGGCTTTAGGTGCTGGAGGATTGCCTGGAGGACTTGGAACTGGTGGGGTCCCTGGAATTGGACTGGGAGCTGGTGGAATTCCTGGCTCTGGCCTTGGAACTGGATCACTTCCTGGGTCTGGAATTGGAGCTGGTGGACTTCCTGGTTCAGGGATTGGAGCTGGAGGACTTCCTGGCTCAGGTCTTGGAGCTGATG GATATGCTGCAGCCAAAGCAAGAAAATATG CTCAGCTTGGAGGTCCTGGAGGAGCTTTAGGTGCTGGAGGATTGCCAGGAGGACTACCAGGGGGACTTGGTGCAGGTGTTGGAGGGCTGCCTGGTGGAGGGCTTGGACCTGCTATTGGAACTGGGG tAGGAGGTGCTGGTGGTGCCCAAGGAGGACCTGGCTCAGGAGTTGTACCAGGAGGGACAGGAATTGGACAAAGACCAGGAGGGACAACTGGTGGCGGACCAGGTAGTGTGCCAGGTGGTGGTTTTGGACCTGGAGGAGTATCTGGTCTTGGACCTGGGG GGTATGCTGGAGCCAAAGCTCGCAAATATG GATTCCCAAGTGGAACAGGTGGGACTGCTGGAGCAGGATTGCCTGGAGGATTAGGAGGGGTACTTGGTGGTGGATTAGGACCAGGAGTACCAGCTGGTGGTTTTGGTACTGGAGTGGCACCAGGAGGTGGAGTAGGAACTGGCAGTGTACCAGCTGGAGTACCTggtggagtacctggaggataTGGTCCTGGTGGGGTACCTGGGGGATATGGTCCTGGTGGAGTTCCTGGGGGATATGGTCCTggtggagtacctggaggataTGGTCCTGGTGCAGTGCCTGGGGGATATGGTCCTggtggagtacctggaggataTGGTCCTGGTGCAGTGCCTGGGGGATATGGTCCTggtggagtacctggaggataTGGTCCTGGTGCAGTACCTGGGGGATATGGTTCAG CATATCCAAGTGGATCAAAGGCACTTAAATATG GTCAGGCTGGACGTGTTACTCCATCTGGGGTAGGTGGGCCTGCTCAAGGATATGGAACTGGAACAGGATCTGTTGGTGGATATGGCCAGGGCACTGGATTGAGTCCTGGGGCTGGATATGGACTTGGAGCAGGCAGCATACCAGGAGGAACAGGATTCAGAGGAGGTCCTACAG gaTATGGACCAGGTTCAAAAGCTGCTAAATATG GGCAATTAGGAGCAGGAGGAGTACTTGGCACAGGAACAGGAGGAGTAGCAAGCACTGGACAGGCTG GATATGGATCAGGGGGAAAGCCACCAAAATATG GTCAGCCTGCTGTTGGAACTGGAACTGTTTTAGGTGGAGCAGGGTCAGTGCCTGGTGTTGTTGGGGCTGGAACCACAACCACAGGAATAGGGACTGCAACTGGTGCAG gcaCTGCTGTTGGGGCAGGAGGGGTACCAGTCACTGGAAGCAAGGCAGACAAATATG GAGTTCCGGACATCATAGGAGGAGCAACAGGAGGATCAAGAGTTCCAGGCAGTATACCAACAGCATCCACGGCTCAGAGGAACAAAACAGATGTTGATGGAG CTATTAAGCCTGATAATGACTCTACAGAAGGACAAA GTTCTACTAAGGCCCCTAGGTTGG GGGAAACAGGAGTCATAGAGGGATCTGGAAGTTCTATTGGTGGTGTTCCAGGTGAAG gaGTTAGCGGTGGTCCTACCGATGGGGACGGACTTGATGGAGTTACTGGGACAGGAATACCCATCTTAGCTGGTGGTAGACCAG GCGGAGTAGGTGATGATCTTCCAGGAGCCAAACCTCTAAAACCTCCAG GTGGTGTCATTCCTGGACGTGGTGATACTCCAGGTAGAATTGAAGAACCGAGCGGAACTGACATTGTACTGGGCAGAGTTGAAGGTGGACCAGGTGGAGTCGGAGGAGGTCCAGGTGGAGTCGGAGGAGGACCGGGTAGAGACGGAAGAGGACCAGGTGGTGTTGGAGGAGGACCAGGTGGAGACGTAGGAGGACCAGGTGGAGTCAGTGGAGGTCCAGGTGGAGTCAGAGGAGGACCAGATGGAGTGGGAGAAGGTCCAATTGGTGTCCAAGGGGGTACAGGTGGAGTCGGTGGAGGACCTGGTGGAGTTGGAGGAGGACCAGGTGGACTTGGAGCAGGAACAGGCGTACAGGACACAGGAAGACCAGGCGGAGTTAGTACCAGTCCTGTAGGTGGAACAATTAAACCCCCCAAAG GATACGCTAGTACTTTTGGAGGACTCCTTGGTGGTATTGGAGGCCCAGGTGGAGTGACGACGGGAACTGGCTTTTTACCTGGAAGTAGCAGTCAACTGCCAGGAGGCACAGGAACAGGACCTGGAG GTCAAAGGTTCCCAAGTGGAGCTGCTGTGGGAAGCAAAG gtcCTGGATATGGCCCTGGAAAGGCAGCTAAAA gCTACTGGGGAACTGGAGCACTGGGTGGTGTGGGAGCCTCAGGAGCACTTGGAGGAGTTCCTGGAGGGGTTGGCACTGGTTTAGGGGGTGTTGGTGGAGGTCAAGGGAGCATTGGTGGAGGACCTGGTGCAGCTGGTGTTGGTCTGGGTGGTCAAGGAGGAG gttTTGGCTACCCAGGCAGAGCAGGATTAAGAGCTGGGAAACTTGGGAAATCAG gATTTGGCAGTTTGGGTGGAGCAGGAGGCCTAGGAATTGGAGGTACAGGTGGGGCTTTAGAAGGAGGTCCTGGAGGTGTAGTTGGAGGGCTAGGAGGCATAGGAGGAGGAGTTGGTGGCCCAG GTCGAATCTACCCAGGTGGTGCTGGACTGGGAGCTGGAGTTGGGAAGCCTGGTAAATCAG GATATGGCACTGGTGCCTTGTGGGGTCAAGGTTACCAACCAG